From a single Agrobacterium tumefaciens genomic region:
- a CDS encoding amino acid ABC transporter substrate-binding protein, producing MKKAILSAAIGAAVLGGASVASAATLQDVKGKGFVTCGVSAGIPGFSNPDDKGEWSGIDVDYCRGIATAVFGDPSKAKFVALSSKDRFPALQSGEVDVLTRNTTWTISRDTSLGFNFRTVNYYDGQGFIAKKGLNVKSALELSGAAVCVQTGTTTELNLADYFKTNNLQYNPVVFEKEADATSAYDSGRCDVYTTDQSGLYAIRLKLKNPEDNIVLPEVISKEPLGPAVRQGDDQWFDIVTWVHYAMVNAEELGITSKNVDEQKSSANPDIKRLLGTEEGTKIGTDLGVTNDWAYNIVKLVGNYGEVFDRNVGAGSPLKIERGQNALWTKGGLQYAPPVR from the coding sequence AGCCTCGGTCGCTTCAGCTGCGACGCTTCAGGACGTGAAGGGAAAAGGTTTCGTCACCTGCGGCGTAAGCGCCGGCATTCCGGGATTTTCCAATCCCGATGACAAGGGCGAATGGTCCGGCATCGACGTGGACTATTGCCGTGGTATTGCCACAGCGGTTTTCGGTGACCCTTCCAAGGCGAAGTTTGTCGCTCTTTCGAGCAAGGACCGCTTTCCGGCTCTCCAGTCCGGCGAAGTCGACGTTCTGACCCGTAACACCACCTGGACGATCAGCCGCGACACCTCTCTCGGCTTCAACTTCCGTACCGTCAACTATTATGACGGCCAGGGCTTCATCGCCAAAAAGGGCCTCAACGTGAAGTCCGCGCTTGAGCTTTCCGGCGCCGCCGTCTGCGTTCAGACCGGCACGACCACCGAGCTCAATCTCGCCGACTATTTCAAGACCAACAATCTGCAATACAACCCGGTCGTTTTCGAAAAGGAAGCCGACGCAACCTCTGCCTATGATTCCGGCCGTTGCGACGTCTACACCACCGACCAGTCCGGTCTCTATGCTATCCGCCTGAAGCTGAAGAACCCGGAAGACAACATCGTTCTTCCGGAAGTCATCTCCAAGGAACCGCTTGGACCGGCCGTTCGTCAGGGTGACGACCAGTGGTTCGACATCGTGACCTGGGTTCACTACGCCATGGTCAATGCAGAAGAACTGGGCATCACCTCCAAGAACGTCGATGAGCAGAAGTCCAGCGCCAATCCGGATATCAAGCGTCTGCTCGGCACCGAAGAAGGCACCAAGATCGGTACCGACCTCGGCGTAACCAACGACTGGGCCTACAACATCGTCAAGCTGGTGGGTAACTACGGCGAAGTCTTCGACCGCAACGTCGGTGCCGGCTCGCCGCTGAAGATCGAGCGTGGCCAGAACGCGCTGTGGACCAAGGGCGGCCTGCAATACGCACCGCCGGTCCGTTGA